In one Candidatus Caccoplasma merdavium genomic region, the following are encoded:
- a CDS encoding Crp/Fnr family transcriptional regulator — MDIKEIINQRYAMPDTSLDKLRQCLTEVSYPKGFRVLESGKVEKNIFFIKEGIVRAYTSVDGKEITFWFGKEGATLVSMKGYVNDEPGYETMELMEDSILYVLERKELKELFSEDLHIANWGRRYAEMELLATEERLISMLSAIASERYKELLEKEPDLLQRLPLGSIATYLGITQASLSRIRAQIK, encoded by the coding sequence TCATCAATCAAAGATATGCTATGCCGGACACGTCTTTGGACAAGTTGCGGCAATGTTTGACGGAAGTTTCGTATCCCAAAGGATTCCGCGTGCTGGAAAGCGGCAAGGTGGAGAAGAACATCTTTTTCATCAAGGAAGGCATTGTCCGCGCCTATACCTCGGTGGACGGGAAGGAAATTACCTTTTGGTTTGGCAAGGAAGGAGCGACCCTTGTTTCCATGAAAGGCTATGTGAATGACGAGCCGGGATATGAAACAATGGAGCTGATGGAAGACTCGATATTATATGTATTGGAAAGGAAAGAACTGAAAGAGTTGTTTTCGGAAGATTTACACATCGCCAATTGGGGGCGGCGTTATGCGGAGATGGAGTTGCTTGCCACCGAGGAACGGTTGATTTCCATGTTGTCCGCCATCGCCTCTGAACGTTATAAGGAGTTGTTGGAGAAAGAACCTGATTTGTTACAGCGATTGCCGTTGGGAAGCATCGCCACTTATTTGGGTATCACACAAGCGAGTTTGAGCAGGATTCGGGCACAAATAAAGTGA
- a CDS encoding helix-turn-helix transcriptional regulator, translated as MYERKIPVDLGCPLRLTMSLIDSKWKSCILDELRHRALRPSELHKIFPEATPRVLDLQLKELVEDGLVSKTIYPELPPRSEYAITPLGMTLIPIIDAMIAWGEKNTELFEKKYGKR; from the coding sequence ATGTACGAAAGAAAGATACCCGTAGATTTGGGCTGTCCCTTGCGGCTGACCATGAGCCTGATTGATTCCAAGTGGAAGTCATGCATCTTGGACGAACTGCGCCACCGTGCCCTGCGTCCCAGTGAATTGCACAAGATATTTCCCGAAGCCACGCCTCGTGTGCTCGACTTGCAACTGAAGGAACTGGTAGAGGACGGGCTCGTATCGAAGACCATCTACCCTGAACTGCCTCCTCGTTCGGAGTATGCTATCACTCCGTTGGGGATGACGCTTATTCCCATCATCGATGCTATGATTGCATGGGGAGAGAAGAATACAGAATTATTTGAAAAGAAATATGGGAAACGGTAA